The sequence AGCATCATGGGGTGTCTCCCCAACGCTTCCCTTTGTACCTCAAGGAACTGGAGTTCCGCTACAATCATCGCCAGGAGGACATCTTCCCTCGGTTAGTTCAGTACCTCTGCGATTTTGTGCCAAACCTTACCTAATCACCTATGGTTATTATAGAAAAAG is a genomic window of Dehalococcoidia bacterium containing:
- a CDS encoding DDE transposase — its product is HHGVSPQRFPLYLKELEFRYNHRQEDIFPRLVQYLCDFVPNLT